A portion of the Juglans microcarpa x Juglans regia isolate MS1-56 chromosome 1D, Jm3101_v1.0, whole genome shotgun sequence genome contains these proteins:
- the LOC121258230 gene encoding AT-rich interactive domain-containing protein 4-like, which translates to MMFHSQGASKHTCSLLAATCGKNSEKLKKDDAAEDKPRYPFPELVSSGRLEVQTLTNPSKAGFCKILESYNPSIVYLQGEQIANDEVGPLVWEGVDMSTPEAISEIFATTLPTAVYLEIPNGEKVAEVLHSKGIPYVIYWKNSISYYAACHFRQALFSVVQSSSTHAWDAFQLARASFRLYCVRNNYVLPANSQKVTSELEPCILGDRLKINVDPPEIDAEGDDESSSDALPAIKIHDDDVSLRFLVCGVPCTLDASLLESLEDGLNALLNIEIRGSKLHGKFSAPPPPLQAGTFSRGVVTMRCDVTTCSFAHISLLVSGSAQTCFDDQLLENHIKNEIIEKSQLVHALPDSEENKITFSEPRRSASIACGAAVFEVCMKVPSWASQVLRQSAPDVSYRSLVALGIASIQGLPVASFERDDAERLLFFCPRDGKDTCTDNLMFSSAPSWLRPPAPTRKRSEPSQETTPGSRNGVSNKRDVEDKDARLRNRVSMPLLPARKKLKVAAMRPIPHVQRHKMTPFSGMSEADGHEGGQVKANLPVVAPTKHSIVGSTPTTQRRTYSSSSQAKQIISLNPLPLKKHGCGRSPMHTCSEEEFLKDVMQFLILRGHTRLIPQGGLAEFPDAILNGKRLDLFNLYKEVVTRGGFHVGNGINWKGQIFSKMHNYTMTNRMTGVGNTLKRHYETYLLEYELAHDDVDGECCLLCHSSAPGDWVNCGICGEWAHFGCDRRQGLGAFKDYAKTDGLEYICPHCSITNFKKKPQKVGNGYSQGLMVSRPL; encoded by the exons ATGATGTTTCATTCTCAAGGAGCTTCAAAACACACCTGTAGTCTTCTTGCTGCTACCTGTGGGAAAAATTCggaaaaacttaaaaaggaTGATGCTGCAGAGGATAAGCCGAGATATCCCTTTCCTGAGTTGGTGTCTTCTGGACGTTTAGAG GTTCAGACTCTGACTAATCCGAGCAAAGCCGGGTTTTGTAAGATTCTGGAATCGTATAACCCGAGTATTGTTTACTTGCAAGGAGAGCAAATTGCGAATGATGAAGTTGGGCCTCTTGTGTGGGAAGGTGTTGACATGTCCACACCCGAAGCTATATCTGAGATATTCGCCACCACATTGCCTACTGCT GTTTATTTGGAAATCCCAAATGGAGAAAAAGTAGCAGAGGTGCTTCACTCAAAG GGGATTCCTTATGTGATATATTGGAAGAATTCAATTTCTTATTACGCCGCTTGCCATTTTCGTCAAGCATTATTTTCAGTGGTACAGAG TTCCTCTACTCATGCATGGGATGCTTTCCAACTTGCACGTGCTTCCTTCAGGCTTTACTGTGTAAGAAACAACTATGTCCTTCCTGCTAACAGCCAGAAGGTTACTAGTGAGCTGGAGCCATGCATTCTAGGGGATCGTTTGAAAATCAATGTTGATCCCCCTGAGATAGATGCAGAGGGAGATGATGAGAGTTCTTCAGATGCTCTGCCTGCTATAAAGatacatgatgatgatgtgagCTTGAGGTTTCTTGTTTGTGGAGTGCCTTGCACATTG GATGCATCTCTATTAGAATCCTTGGAAGATGGCCTCAATGCCCTCCTGAACATTGAA ATACGTGGGAGCAAACTTCATGGCAAGTTTAG TGCCCCTCCGCCACCCCTTCAGGCAGGGACATTTTCTCGTGGTGTTGTGACCATGCGATGTGATGTGACAACCTGCAGTTTTGCCCACATCTCACTTCTGGTGTCTGGTAGTGCGCAAACTTGCTTTGATGATCAG CTCCTGGAGAATCATATAAAGAATGAAATTATTGAGAAGAGTCAACTAGTTCATGCACTTCCTGACagtgaagaaaacaaaattacattCTCAGAGCCTCGTAGATCTGCTTCAATTGCCTGTGGGGCAGCAGTATTTGAAGTTTGCATGAAGGTGCCTTCATGGGCTTCGCAG GTTTTGAGGCAGTCAGCACCAGATGTTTCATATCGTAGTTTAGTTGCACTTGGCATTGCCAGCATTCAGGGATTGCCTGTTGCTTCTTTTGAGAGAGATGATGCTGAGCGTCTACTTTTTTTCTGTCCAAGGGATGGGAAAGATACTTGTACAGACAATTTAATGTTTAGCAGCGCCCCAAGTTGGTTGAGACCACCTGCTCCTACTCGAAAGAGATCTGAACCAAGCCAAGAGACTACGCCTGGTTCTCGTAATGGTGTGTCTAATAAACGTGATGTAGAGGACAAGGATGCCAGATTGAGGAATCGGGTTAGCATGCCCTTACTCCCAGCTCGGAAAAAACTGAAGGTTGCTGCAATGAGGCCTATCCCTCATGTTCAACGCCATAAAATGACGCCATTTTCTGGAATGTCTGAGGCAGATGGGCATGAAGGAGGCCAAGTTAAGGCTAATTTGCCAGTTGTTGCCCCTACAAAGCACAGTATTGTGGGATCAACTCCTACAACACAGAGAAGAACATATTCAAGCTCATCACAGGCCAAGCAGATTATTTCCTTGAATCCACTACCTCTGAAGAAACATGGGTGTGGCAGGAGTCCAATGCATACTTGCTCTGAG GAGGAGTTTCTGAAGGATGTGATGCAGTTTCTAATCCTTCGAGGGCACACTCGACTTATCCCTCAAGGCGGACTTGCTGAGTTTCCAGATGCCATACTTAATGGGAAGCGTCTTGACCTCTTCAACTTGTACAAAGAG GTGGTTACAAGAGGAGGCTTTCATGTTGGCAACGGTATCAACTGGAAAGGGCAGATcttttcaaagatgcataattACACAATGACAAATAGAATGACT GGTGTTGGTAATACGCTAAAAAGACACTATGAAACTTACCTTCTAGAGTACGAATTGGCTCATGACGATGTAGATGGAGAGTGTTGCTTGCTATGCCACAG TAGTGCACCAGGGGATTGGGTGAATTGTGGCATATGTGGTGAGTGGGCCCACTTTGGCTGTGACAGAAGGCAGGGTCTTGGTGCTTTTAAG GATTATGCAAAAACAGATGGGCTGGAATACATATGTCCACATTGTAGCATTACAAATTTCAAGAAGAAACCACAGAAAGTCGGAAATGGATATTCCCAAGGCTTGATGGTATCACGACCACTGTGA